The Streptobacillus felis genome includes the window CTCTAGAAGATTTAAATATACGTGGTGCTGGGGAGATATTAGGAGAAAAACAACATGGTGCCATAGATATGTTTGGATATGATCTTTACTTAAAAATGTTAAAAAATGAAATAAATAGATTAAAGGGTGAAAAAGTTAAAGAATTAAAAAATACTGAAATTAATCTACTTAATAATGGATATATACCTAAAGACTATATAGAAAAGGATGAAAGAATAGTAATATATAAGAGGTATGCTGAAGTACAAAATTTAAAAGAATTAGAAGAACTTAATGAAGAGATAAGGGATAGGTTTGGTAAGTTACCAAAAGAAATGCAAAAATTCATATATTCAATAAAAATTAAAATATATATGTTAGAAAATGGCATAGATAAGGTTGAAGAAACTATGGAAGAATATATATTAACACTACCGAATTATGTGGTTAAATTAACAAAAAAAGAATTTTCAAAAAGGATAAATTAGTATTGTAATAAGTTTCAGATTGACAAAAATATAAAAAAATGATGTAAAAGGTAATTTAAAGTCTAGTAATTTTAATATAGTTATTAGAGTAAATGCAGGGTCAAGTTTACTTGATATAGCAGCAGATACAAAAGAAATGATTGAAAGTGGAAGAGTAGATAATGTATTAAATATAGCTTCTAATATACATAAGGTAAATAAGGTTATTAGTGGAGCAATAAATCCTAATAAATTAGTTGATGTATCTGTAGGTTTAAGTGTTGGAGGAAGTAATAGACGGGCAAACATTGAAAGTAGTGAGAGCTTATCATCAAGAATAGATGTGAATAAAAAGAAAGAAAAAATAGAATCTTTAACAAATACAGCAATAAGAAGATATCTTGATGAGTTACTTAATGATGAAAAAGTATTGAGAGAAATAAAAAATGTTTCAAGATTGAGATATACAAATCAAATAAAGGATTTTAATTTATGGGCTAAAGAAAATGGATATAAATTTATTTTAGAAGCAAGATTAGGAGTAAAATTAAGTTCTAGTTTAGAAAAAGAAATTGAAAAAGTAATATTATATTTAAGTATATAGGAGAATGATTAAATTGGGTTCAGATGATAGAGGAAAAATTGAAAATTATGAACAAGCATGCCAAAAAGAAAAAAAAGAATTAGTAGAAGAAGTTAATACGTATGGTTATAATTATAAAAATATTGATGATTTAAAAAAAATAGGTACCAAAGATATTAAAGTGGATAGATAAATTTTCAGATCCTTCAGATAAGACATGGATTGCGAGGTGTCTTACAGTAAAAGGGTATAAAGAAGCCGTTCCAAAATTGTTAGAGTTATTTAAGGAATTGAAATTTGTAAAATCAGATAGATGGGCAGTTGGTAATGCTATAGGGGAAATAGGAGATAAAACATATGTAGATGAATATATAAAAATAATAAACGATAGATCAAATGGACGTGATAGACAGATGATAGTATATTTTATGTATAGATTTAAGGAGAAAAAGTAAAAGAAGCACTTTTAGGACTACTAGATGATGAAGAAGTGAATGGACACGCCTTATATGCATTAGGAATGTTTAAAGATTATTCTTTAATAGAAAAAATTAAACCTTTTTTATCACATAAAATTACGTTTAAGAGAACTATAGCTAAAAAGGCAATAGCAAAATTAGAAAAACAAAAAAAACTTAGAGAGTACATAAATAAGTATGTAAATTTAAAAAATATTAAAAGAATTAAGAGAAAATAATATTGAATTATTCCCACCAGTAAGTGATGAAAATGTATTTAGAATAGAGGAAATATATGAGTTTAGAATGCCAAAATGCTTAAAAAAATTTATATAAAGAAGTAATATTTTAAATGAATAGATTATAAATTATGCTAATGAAAAATTAGTTAATGACAATAAATTATCAAATCATCTTAAGAATATTAAAGTAATTTTGTCAGAAATACCTTATGATATTGATACTGAAAAATTTAAAAGTTTTGAAGAAAAGAAAAGAGAAGCTGAAATTTTTGCAGAAAAAATATCTCAGAAGAAAAATAGTGTAAAATATATTGAAGGAACATCATATCAAAATAGTATAAATGAATCAATAATAAACTTAGGTATTAGAAAAATTTTATATAAAAAGTATAAGCATTTACCAAATTATTTAGCTAAAAAAATAGAGGAGTATCCTATAGGAATTAACAAGAAGCATCAAGTAGGAAAAGTTGATTCTGATGCGAATAAATATATAAATGAAAAGAAGGTGAAGTAATATGAAAAAAATTTTTATAGTTTTATTAATAATAATATTTCCAATTATAAGTTGGCTATACATTACACCTTTTTTTGTAAAGTTACAGGTTAGATCATTTTATTCAAATGAATTTAATATAATATTACCGAGAAAAGACTTAGATGTGGGTCCATATATGCTTGAACATGAAGGTGCAAATGCAAACTGGAGCAATGGCATATATTTTGAAGGGAATTCTGATTTAAAATCAAAATATTTTAATAATGTATATGTAGAAAACATTAAATATGATGAAGAATCTATAAAAAGATACAAATATTATATATTAGATACACATCTACAATATATGAAACCATATATAGTAAATGAACTAATTTATGATAAATCAAAAGGAAATGATTTTGAAAATATATTAGAAATATTAGAAGAAAATAAGTTAGAAATATGTGAAGCTTTTAGTAAAGATAATCCTGAAAAATGCAATATTAAATTTGACATACACTTAATAAAGAAAGAATTTAGTGGAGTTAGATATGTAAAACATAATAATGTTATTTTTGGATTATTTGATAAGAAAATAAAATATGATGATTTAGTAGAACAAGATATATTAAAAGAAATAAATTCTAAACCTATAAAAATAGAAAATATGGATTGGGATAAGTATCTTGAAAAAAGTAAAATGTATATATTATTTAAAATATATGTAGAACAATATGATGATGAGTATAAATGGTATAGGGATTATGAAGCGTATATTAATAGGGACACTACCTCAGAGGAAAATGATAAATTGAAAAATTTACTTGATAAAATTAGACAATACTATAATAATGAAATTTTAGATATAGTGTTTTCGATAGAACATTTTCAAGCAGAT containing:
- a CDS encoding putative toxin; the protein is MIESGRVDNVLNIASNIHKVNKVISGAINPNKLVDVSVGLSVGGSNRRANIESSESLSSRIDVNKKKEKIESLTNTAIRRYLDELLNDEKVLREIKNVSRLRYTNQIKDFNLWAKENGYKFILEARLGVKLSSSLEKEIEKVILYLSI